One stretch of Poecilia reticulata strain Guanapo linkage group LG21, Guppy_female_1.0+MT, whole genome shotgun sequence DNA includes these proteins:
- the akirin2 gene encoding akirin-2 has translation MACGATLKRTLDFDPLMSQASPKRRRCAPVMSPVSSPQKYLRMEPSPFGEVSTRLTTEQILHNIKQEYKRLQKRRHLDSAFQQTDSCCPLDLQNIQAGSPLPGTSSDASSPTRKEQPLFSLRQVGMICERLLKEKEDKIREEYDEILTTKLAEQYDAFVKFTHDQLMRRFGEQPASYVS, from the exons ATGGCTTGTGGGGCTACTTTGAAACGTACTCTGGATTTTGACCCTTTAATGAGCCAGGCTTCCCCGAAAAGGAGGAGATGTGCGCCGGTCATGTCGCCGGTATCTTCCCCACAGAAATACCTGCGTATGGAACCGTCGCCTTTCGGAGAGGTCTCGACTAGACTGACCACAG AACAAATTCTACACAACATAAAACAGGAGTACAAACGCCTTCAGAAACGTCGACACCTGGACAGCGCCTTCCAGCAGACAGACAGCTGCTGTCCTCTGGACCTGCAGAACATCCAGGCTGGGTCTCCTTTACCA GGTACTTCCTCAGATGCCTCATCTCCCACCAGGAAGGAGCAGCCACTATTTTCCCTCAGACAGGTTGGGATGATCTGCGAGAGACTactgaaggagaaggaggacaAAATCCGAGAGGAATACGACGAGATTCTGACGACAAAACTTGCTG AGCAATACGATGCGTTCGTCAAGTTCACACATGACCAGCTGATGCGAAGGTTTGGAGAGCAGCCTGCGAGTT ATGTCTCCTGA